The following proteins are encoded in a genomic region of Myxococcota bacterium:
- a CDS encoding CoA transferase yields MTTDFAEGPLTGIRILDLSRVIAGPYVGRLCTDLGAEVIKVEPPEGDDARSIAPRHDRGQSWLLQFSNVGKRSIVLDLGKPGAREVVLALAAVSDAVIENFRPGVAERLGIGFGAIQSVNPRAVVLSVNGFGTGSAWSDRRAYAPIVHAITGLLRDRGQHAQVPSQPRIAYSDVLTALHAAVALLAALRMAEATGRGQHVEVPMFDATLASHSEAGNVLIEPPDDRVMNPIFDAGPHGWIAVGGAAQHVWALMTAAFPAELPDPTPPGAALAEKAAARHDAVARFLAAQPSLDAALERLARAKLAAAPVVTPREALTGALARERDLLVEVDDRRGGTRPVVRAPARFSASKNEVRGPAPRPGEHGAEILRELLGFDEARVRQLTESGALLFPEGERGRT; encoded by the coding sequence ATGACGACCGACTTCGCGGAAGGTCCACTCACTGGCATCCGCATCCTCGATCTCTCGCGCGTGATCGCGGGGCCGTACGTCGGGCGGCTGTGCACGGACCTGGGTGCCGAGGTGATCAAGGTCGAGCCGCCCGAGGGCGACGACGCGCGCTCGATCGCGCCGCGCCACGACCGCGGTCAGTCGTGGCTGCTCCAGTTCTCGAACGTGGGCAAGCGCTCGATCGTGCTCGACCTGGGCAAGCCCGGCGCGCGCGAGGTGGTGCTGGCGCTCGCGGCCGTGTCCGACGCCGTGATCGAGAACTTCCGGCCCGGCGTCGCCGAGCGGCTGGGCATCGGCTTCGGCGCGATCCAGAGCGTGAATCCGCGCGCAGTGGTGTTGTCGGTGAACGGCTTCGGCACCGGCTCGGCGTGGAGTGACCGGCGCGCGTACGCGCCGATCGTGCACGCCATCACGGGTCTCTTGCGCGACCGCGGCCAGCACGCGCAGGTGCCGTCGCAGCCGCGCATCGCCTACTCCGACGTGCTCACCGCGCTGCACGCGGCGGTGGCGCTGCTGGCGGCCCTGCGCATGGCCGAGGCGACCGGCCGCGGCCAGCACGTCGAGGTGCCGATGTTCGACGCCACGCTCGCGAGTCACAGCGAGGCCGGCAACGTGTTGATCGAGCCGCCGGACGACCGGGTGATGAATCCGATCTTCGACGCGGGCCCGCACGGCTGGATCGCGGTGGGCGGCGCCGCGCAGCACGTGTGGGCGCTCATGACTGCCGCGTTCCCGGCCGAGCTGCCCGACCCCACGCCGCCGGGTGCCGCGCTCGCAGAGAAGGCCGCGGCGCGACACGACGCGGTGGCGCGCTTTCTCGCGGCGCAGCCCTCGCTCGACGCGGCGCTTGAGAGGCTGGCGCGCGCGAAGCTCGCGGCCGCGCCGGTGGTCACGCCCAGGGAAGCCCTCACGGGCGCGCTGGCGCGCGAGCGCGATCTGCTCGTGGAAGTCGATGACCGCCGCGGCGGCACGCGGCCGGTGGTGCGCGCCCCCGCCCGCTTCTCGGCCAGCAAGAACGAGGTCCGCGGGCCGGCCCCGCGCCCCGGCGAGCACGGCGCCGAGATCCTGCGCGAGCTCCTGGGCTTCGACGAGGCGCGTGTGCGCCAACTCACCGAGTCCGGGGCGCTGCTCTTTCCCGAGGGCG